From the genome of Penaeus chinensis breed Huanghai No. 1 chromosome 37, ASM1920278v2, whole genome shotgun sequence, one region includes:
- the LOC125045309 gene encoding agglutinin-like protein 2: MVGPCHPSSPSVIHRHHQSSIVTISHPSSPSVIHRHRQSSIVTVSHPSSPSVIHRRRQSSTVAVSHPPSPSVIHRRRQSSTVAVSHPPSPSVIHRRRQSSTVAVSHPPSPSVIHRRRQSSTVAVSHPPSPSVIHRRRQSSTVAISHPPSPSVIHRRHQSSTVAISHPPSPSVIHRRHQSSTVAISHPPSPSVIHRRHQSSTVAISHPPSPSVIHRRHQSSTVAISHPPSPSVIHRRHQSSTVAISHPPSPSVIHRRHQSSTVAISHPPSPSVIHRRHQSSTVAISHPPSPSVIHRRHQSSTVAISHPPSPSVIHRRHQSSTVAISHPPSSINHPSPLVIDTIITPSPSSVIHRRHQSSTVAISHPPSPSVIHRRHQSSTVAISHPPSPSVIHRRHQSSIHRRHQSSTVAISHPPSPSVIHPPSPSVHPRRHHHPRPSINHRIIIQSPQSSTSSVIQPSSVIHHRHQSSTPSISHPSPSHQSFNINRHTVLIELQVGTEILMPMPAPYESTWHRVLGLGGLPGM; encoded by the exons ATGGTTGGGCCTTG TCATCCATCGTCACCATCAGTCATCCATCGTCACCATCAGTCATCCATCGTCACCATCAGTCATCCATCGTCACCATCAGTCATCCATCGTCACCGTCAGTCATCCATCGTCACCGTCAGTCATCCATCGTCGCCGTCAGTCATCCATCGTCGCCGTCAGTCATCCACCGTCGCCGTCAGTCATCCACCGTCGCCGTCAGTCATCCACCGTCGCCGTCAGTCATCCACCGTCGCCGTCAGTCATCCACCGTCGCCGTCAGTCATCCACCGTCGCCGTCAGTCATCCACCGTCGCCGTCAGTCATCCACCGTCGCCGTCAGTCATCCACCGTCGCCGTCAGTCATCCACCGTCGCCGTCAGTCATCCACCGTCGCCGTCAGTCATCCACCGTCGCCGTCAGTCATCCACCGTCGCCATCAGTCATCCACCGTCGCCATCAGTCATCCACCGTCGCCATCAGTCATCCACCGTCGCCATCAGTCATCCACCGTCGCCATCAGTCATCCACCGTCGCCATCAGTCATCCACCGTCGCCATCAGTCATCCACCGTCGCCATCAGTCATCCACCGTCGCCATCAGTCATCCACCGTCGCCATCAGTCATCCACCGTCGCCATCAGTCATCCACCGTCGCCATCAGTCATCCACCGTCGCCATCAGTCATCCACCGTCGCCATCAGTCATCCACCGTCGCCATCAGTCATCCACCGTCGCCATCAGTCATCCACCGTCGCCATCAGTCATCCACCGTCGCCATCAGTCATCCACCGTCGCCATCAGTCATCCACCGTCGCCATCAGTCATCCACCGTCGCCATCAGTCATCCACCGTCGCCATCAGTCATCCACCGTCGCCATCAGTCATCCACCGTCGCCATCAGTCATCCACCGTCGCCATCAGTCATCCACCGTCGCCATCAGTCATCCACCGTCGCCATCAGTCATCCACCGTCGCCATCAGTCATCCACCATCATCCATCAATCATCCATCCCCATTAGTCATCGACACCATCATCACACCGTCGCCATCATCAGTCATCCACCGTCGCCATCAGTCATCCACCGTCGCCATCAGTCATCCACCGTCGCCATCAGTCATCCACCGTCGCCATCAGTCATCCACCGTCGCCATCAGTCATCCACCGTCGCCATCAGTCATCCACCGTCGCCATCAGTCATCCATCCACCGTCGCCATCAGTCATCCACCGTCGCCATCAGTCATCCACCGTCGCCATCAGTCATCCATCCACCGTCGCCATCAGTCCATCCACGTCGCCATCATCATCCACGTCCATCAATCAATCATCGCATCATCATCCAGTCCCCTCAGTCATCCACCTCATCAGTCATCCAACCATCATCAGTCATCCACCATCGCCATCAGTCATCCACACCGTCCATCAGTCATCCATCACCGTCCCATCAGTCATTCAACATCAACCGTCACA CAGTCCTCATTGAGCTACAGGTTGGCACTGAGATCTTGATGCCAATGCCAGCTCCATATGAGAGTACCTGGCACAGGGTTCTGGGTCTTGGAGGCTTGCCAGGCATGTGA